acatttttcgaacaaataacttccgtcagcgtcggttcacagtctggtcactgtctgatctcagtcggattacattcggtagagtcgggacgcagtcgtgacagactcagtcgaattttacctggcgaaaaatacaaatcggattagaagcggattcagaacgggattatcgggacttATTCGCatagaaacggttgaatatcggtgcttcctgaacactatctgattgttgtcgtgatcaaattttttttttttaaattttaatttatgtttgaatttccatccacgattcacaggatcttgatcagacttttaataaattttaatcgggaatggtcctgtcaagaacggtagtaaaaatcgtgaatgtgtgacacCAGCTTAAATGCATTAGACGTAAGAGAATGTCGACTTAGAGCAAGTCAAGGTcgtaaaacttaaatcaaccaACCCATCGTTATCGCAGACTAAAATTGATCTCAAATAAACAGAATATATGTTCATTTATAGCAAGACTTGTTGTAATTCACGGTGCATGACAGAACAATAATCCCTTTACAGATCGGAACCACAATTCACAATTTTCGTAGTGTGTACTTTTCCACAATTAACGCCCGTTTCGCGTCAGTGACCgatattacaatttgacacagttttaaaagtttattgagCTGTTTCTTCATTTACAATGTTGTGTGCAAGACtcaacaaatgtcaacattatgttcattaattttattatttaacacatcattgtttttattacaagctatttcatatatcaatatgCAGCTAGGGAATATTTGTTGTTGACCGAAACTATAAGATACATCGATTTAAactatgtgaaaaataaataatttttgtaagttactttaatttccgtgtctatatttaattaacgAGTACACTATAGTAAGACAGAAAATGAGAAAAGGAAATATACAGGAATACCTAAAGTTTCGTAAGACATTGCAATGGACCATACGTTACTTACATGTCACAAGTTTTCATAGCACTCAGCGAGTTTTGAATCGAATATGTGAGATAAAGATCTACTGCATTTGggcaaatcaaaaatatgttaaacatctaactattttatttttaacagattcataagttttgatttttttaaaccgtgcatcaatattttataatttttttttatttacattcctTATATGTTACGTGTATTgatcattcatttgtttaaattgtgaagtatattactttaataagaatacacgcatttatatatataattttaagtcgataaagtttgaaacaaataaacgaaagatACATCGATGTTGTtttgcttgagtgatttacctgtTAAAAGCTCGGGTCGCAACACGGTTTAAAACGAATAGATaccagtttgaaatagtttaacggggGCGTGGCCTATTTGTTTGACGTAACTTACCACCAACTTGATTTAAATTGAACGACTGCAAGCGAAGCTATTTGGCtggcattaaaatgatttgatatacattgaaataaattaagaatgattttttatttttgtcaatctttatcaaatgacgattaatttcatttaaacagcgttaacacgtttttgtccgATCAAGTTAAATTCTGGTTACTAGTGCCTGTAACAGTCATGCTGGACATGGGGCTTACCTTAATAGGTCGTTTATTTGTGGACTTTACAAGACCCACAATACTAGAGTCCATAGCTGAAAATGCTGTATCCCATTCATGTGGTATATTTACCTCAGAATCACTTGTTAAAGTGGACTTCATAGGCCTTAATACGTTTGTACCTATTATAATAGGAACAGATCTATTATAATCTGTCTCGGGTACAACTAATAATGGGACCATCATAGGTTCAGTATGAAATGGTGCCTTTATATTTACCTCAACATACCCAAGGTATGGCAACTGTGAACCCTCAGCTACTCGTACTGAGAGAATAAACTCATCTAAAGTCTTTATCGTGGGGACTGTGTGGAACGATCTTAATGTAGGTTCACTAATAGTAGACACCATAGATCCACTATCTATCAAAGACTTACATTTTTTTCCGTTCACATAAACATGCGTTTCATTTGCCTTACCGACCATTCTATCTAACAAAGTAGTTTTTGGCTTACTTACAATATCATCTGTAGATTTAACTAACGTAGGACTATGCTTGGCAGCAACGAGTTTAGAATCTCCAATTCGTCCTTCATTGGAGACTCCTATTCGTTTAAATCGCCATTAGCATTTTGTCGTGAATTTCCAGACTGATTATTGTAAGTATTCCTATTACCACCGCGACCTCTCTGATTCTGATATCCTCGACCTCGACCATAACTCTGCGAATAATTTCCACGTCCAGAACCAGTGGAATATCCCGGGTTAGACTGACCATGATTATCTGTTACCTTATTTGTCTCTTTTggtgttttgttttctaaagTTTCTAATCTCTTACCCATAcggtcaatttttttcaatatatcgTCAAGCTTGACCGAGTCGGTAGAAATAGGCTGATGTTGCACAGTGCTAACAGCTTTTTCAGAATTTGCCAATTCAAGCTCTATAGCTCTGATTTCCTTCCTAAGCTGATCAAAATCCTTAACTGTATCAAATTTATACCTACTTGAATTTTTAAGAAGTGGGTCTCTTATTCCTGACCAAAACTTAGATCGGAGCATCTCATTCTTAGTATCGAAACTAATATCACCTTTCTCAACAGCAGGCTGAATTATTGACTCTAAAGTCATACCAAAATCAGCTACTGATTGAGAAGGTTGTTGAGTCTCCTTATAAAACTTCTCAAGTAAAGCCTCACTGGTATAAACATTACCATACACACCCTCTAACTTTTCAAGTATCTGCTGAGGAGAAGCATCCTCAGGTAATGACAACAACAAACTCCGAGCTTTACCCTTCAATGAACCCCTAACAGACTGTAATATGACAGGGTCAGAAAAATTTCCCTCTCGTAAAACGCATTTCAcctcaaacatccaaacatcaAATGTCGCTTCACTCTTAGCTTCTCCCGAAAAAATAGGAAACTTGGGCCTCTGAAAAGCACTATAACTAGTCGACACATCGCCAAAAAATGACTTTCCCCTGACACCACTAGTATGTAAAAAACTAGACTTTCTAATCGGTGGAGGGGGAGGGGGCCTTGGGGGTGGTTCACTCTCAAATTTAACCTTAGGGGTACTATGTCTAAGTTCATgaccctttataactttataatcaGTGTGTGTATGTAAGAACTTAATCATCTTATCTATTTGTGCTTTAGACATACTCTCAGATAAATCATCTTCGATCTCTTTTTCTAAGTCTTTTTCACTAGCCATGATGTTAACTATATTATACTCAAACTGTACTGGCTCTATACCACAAAAATGTAACGGTACTGGGacaatacaaacatatacacaaataCAAGGACAAAACAACGAATATGATAATGATGAAATGAgcatgaataatgaaatgacTACTCACCCTTTACATGTCAAAGGTCAAAGTGCAAAAGAATTTTACGATCGTGCAGGTATTTTCTGAGTGCTGTGCTATAGTAGTTAtattctgaaaaaatatatttgaggAATTAACAATAAGGAAACATGTTcacaattcaatttcaaaacatatatatgaattaaaatattttcattgtcaaatcaatgtatttactttactgttcatgtaaataaataaatatatttcaattgtcTGTATCAAAGACAGTTCTAACTTCAGTTTACATTTAACTTTATCACGGGCTATGTCAATTTCGGGTTGATCCTCATCAAGGTGTATAGTAAGTAGTCGAAATCAATCCTACGGTTGAGTAGATTCGTAGTACAAACGAACTAATAAATGAAGTTCACTTCATAATCAATACATAATAACGGATATACTAATAAGCACTTCATATGTAGTATTCACAAACTTGCTTTGTtagattgaaacattttcacaTGAAACTAACATTCACTTCAAACTAATTGAACGATTCACAAAACTTGTGTTGCtagatttaaacattttcacaTGAGACTA
The genomic region above belongs to Mytilus trossulus isolate FHL-02 chromosome 7, PNRI_Mtr1.1.1.hap1, whole genome shotgun sequence and contains:
- the LOC134726411 gene encoding paraneoplastic antigen-like protein 5 is translated as MASEKDLEKEIEDDLSESMSKAQIDKMIKFLHTHTDYKVIKGHELRHSTPKVKFESEPPPRPPPPPPIRKSSFLHTSGVRGKSFFGDVSTSYSAFQRPKFPIFSGEAKSEATFDVWMFEVKCVLREGNFSDPVILQSVRGSLKGKARSLLLSLPEDASPQQILEKLEGVYGNVYTSEALLEKFYKETQQPSQSVADFGMTLESIIQPAVEKGDISFDTKNEMLRSKFWSGIRDPLLKNSSRYKFDTVKDFDQLRKEIRAIELELANSEKAVSTVQHQPISTDSVKLDDILKKIDRMGKRLETLENKTPKETNKVTDNHGQSNPGYSTGSGRGNYSQSYGRGRGYQNQRGRGGNRNTYNNQSGNSRQNANGDLNE